One Fusarium poae strain DAOMC 252244 chromosome 4, whole genome shotgun sequence DNA window includes the following coding sequences:
- the DED1 gene encoding DEAD-box ATP-dependent RNA helicase (BUSCO:16718at5125), with the protein MADQINMGGLSLNDGGHQGPAQGRSYIPPHMRGRGGPPPSGPQGGPQAGPQGGPQGGPPAMNGGPPANGINNSAWANQNYGARQNNWSNDVPTFQGNNNRRGGWGGRGGGYSGGGNFDGHSGGGAPAARGSGDGQWRDGKHIPGPANPRIERELFGATAEDPSKQHTGINFEKYDDIPVEASGTDVPEPVHQFTTPPLDEHLCRNIELAHYKVPTPVQKYSIPIVSNGRDLMACAQTGSGKTGGFLFPILSQAFLNGPSPVPANAAGQFGRQRKAYPTSLILAPTRELVSQIFEESRKFAYRSWVRPCVVYGGADIGSQLRQIERGCDLLVATPGRLVDLIERGRISLQNIKYLVLDEADRMLDMGFEPQIRRIVEGEDMPQVQDRQTLMFSATFPRDIQMLARDFLKDYIFLSVGRVGSTSENITQKVEYVEDVDKRSVLLDILHSHANGLTLIFVETKRMADSLSDFLINQNFPATSIHGDRTQRERERALEFFRNGRCPILVATAVAARGLDIPHVTHVINYDLPTDVDDYVHRIGRTGRAGNTGIATAFFNRGNRGIVRELMDLLKEANQEVPAFLETIARESSFGGGGRGGRSRGGGGRGGATRDFRKFGGGGFGGNNNSNGGGGGGFNTGAQGGGFNAGGGGGGGYGGGAGYGGGAGYGGGGYGNPSGPGAQSSWW; encoded by the exons ATGGCTGATCAGATCAACATGGGTGGCCTCTCCCTCAACGATGGCGGTCACCAAGGCCCTGCCCAGGGTCGATCCTACATCCCTCCTCACATGCGTGGCCGTGGTGGTCCTCCTCCCTCCGGTCCCCAGGGTGGTCCTCAGGCTGGTCCCCAAGGTGGTCCTCAAGGTGGTCCCCCCGCTATGAACGGTGGTCCTCCTGCCAACGGCATCAACAACAGTGCCTGGGCTAA CCAGAACTACGGTGCCCGCCAAAACAACTGGAGCAACGATGTTCCTACCTTCCAGGGCAACAACAACCGCCGAGGCGGCTGGGGTGGTCGAGGTGGTGGTTACAGCGGTGGCGGTAACTTCGACGGTCACTCTGGCGGTGGCGCTCCTGCTGCTCGTGGATCTGGTGATGGACAATGGCGCGACGGAAAGCACATCCCCGGCCCGGCTAACCCCCGTATCGAGCGCGAGCTTTTCGGTGCCACTGCCGAGGACCCTTCCAAGCAGCACACCGGTATCAACTTCGAGAAGTACGACGACATCCCCGTTGAGGCTTCAGGTACAGACGTCCCTGAGCCTGTTCACCAGTTCACCACCCCTCCTCTGGATGAGCACTTGTGCCGCAACATCGAGCTCGCCCACTACAAGGTCCCTACACCTGTTCAGAAGTACTCGATCCCCATCGTTAGCAACGGTCGCGATCTGATGGCTTGTGCCCAGACCGGTTCTGGAAAGACTGGTGGTTTCTTGTTCCCTATCCTCTCTCAGGCTTTCCTCAACGGCCCTTCTCCCGTGCCCGCTAATGCCGCCGGTCAGTTTGGTCGCCAGCGCAAGGCTTACCCCACCTCTTTGATTCTTGCTCCTACCCGTGAGCTTGTGTCTCAGATCTTCGAAGAGTCCCGCAAGTTCGCCTACCGTTCTTGGGTTCGACCTTGTGTCGTTTACGGTGGTGCCGACATTGGCTCTCAGCTCCGACAAATTGAGCGTGGTTGTGATTTGCTTGTTGCTACTCCCGGTCGATTGGTGGACCTCATAGAGCGAGGCCGCATCTCCCTCCAGAACATCAAGTACCTCGTGCTCGATGAGGCCGATCGCATGCTGGACATGGGTTTCGAGCCCCAAATTCGCCGCATTGTCGAAGGCGAGGATATGCCCCAGGTTCAGGACCGTCAGACCCTCATGTTCTCAGCCACCTTCCCCCGCGATATTCAGATGCTTGCCCGCGATTTCCTCAAGGACTACATCTTCCTTTCCGTCGGTCGTGTCGGTTCCACCTCTGAGAACATTACTCAGAAGGTTGAGTACGTTGAGGATGTTGACAAGCGATCCGTCCTCCTGGACATTCTTCACTCTCACGCCAACGGTCTCACCCTGATCTTCGTCGAGACCAAGCGCATGGCTGATTCGCTTTCCgacttcctcatcaaccaGAACTTCCCTGCTACATCTATTCACGGTGACCGTACCCAGCGCGAGCGTGAGCGTGCTCTCGAGTTCTTCCGTAACGGTCGATGCCCCATCTTGGTTGCTACCGCTGTTGCCGCTCGAGGTTTGGATATCCCTCACGTCACTCACGTTATCAACTACGATCTCCCCACCGATGTTGACGATTATGTCCATCGTATTGGTCGTACTGGTCGTGCCGGAAACACTGGTATTGCCACTGCATTCTTCAACCGTGGCAACCGTGGTATTGTTCGCGAGCTTATGGACTTGCTCAAGGAGGCCAACCAAGAGGTCCCCGCTTTCCTCGAGACAATTGCTCGTGAGTCTTCCTTCGGAGGAGGAGGTCGTGGTGGTCGCTCCCGTGGCGGTGGTGGCCGCGGTGGTGCCACTCGTGATTTCCGAAAgttcggcggcggcggcttTGGTGgtaacaacaacagcaacggcggcggcggcggcggcttcAACACTGGAGCTCAGGGTGGCGGCTTCAACGCtggtggtggcggcggcggcggttaTGGAGGCGGCGCTGGCTACGGTGGCGGAGCTGGCTACGGCGGTGGTGGTTACGGTAACCCCAGTGGCCCTGGCGCTCAGTCGTCTTGGTGGTAA
- a CDS encoding hypothetical protein (TransMembrane:1 (o501-523i)), translating into MTYSSSGPSLAQVLDMDLDMDQDSPSRNRDRDNIHVDQSPSTLSGSKSPSFSSSDLSELQSFQHHHSRSASNHRHVHSRSTKTEKSITHNILHRAHLQLHRLETVDGKNTDEPADHSHSQLHKTGHHSHHSHQRLHRSISPASLRQRAATPDNAHADPNAVKPRAEQDLFTQVVQTVSVIQVVDAAGSPIEVQTHFAPPATVVVDSASGITVAAISDPEPKLSAAAVASDPAQAPAAAESYNVPSPPAAAPTAVETPGLTNPLPSAQIPDATVSDSVPEPVNDTTVLPTADLPSDLVPPTNPVTSADPDFASQETTSPAAPTTDVDTTVTDASGSETLVTTDDISATTTDEPTTQIETTTSDLTSETTQATEETSEATAEATTDVTQSESNPSTTTTTIPTTSNTASRARSSSTVIVVSSTFVTSSINPTLSTQSYSDSVYSSISAEETWSSGWWGADDSEGSAGGAAGDATADGPPPAPTNTSTTNDTDTGTLSPQQKQVIGGVVGGVTGVAFLAFFVLFALRYKKKHPEGGILGGNLSATRSIGGPTPGPDGGSMAERSSASTAVTAVLAGLIGKKQQQPAEPAPASERGFYRVSGKKLPSVLQAGGDGYSDPRTGPPPSAGRANRESVMSGTSDYWRGSMAWDPSQQESHHLALGTPMRPISGVPVIRSGPARTPVTESNPFTDPPKPKPEGDGLGGSTGAGSVTSRDGSFGSPSRFQERI; encoded by the exons ATGACTTACTCATCCAGCGGGCCTTCACTCGCTCAGGTCCTGGATATGGATTTGGATATGGATCAGGATTCCCCCAGCAGGAATAGGGATAGGGATAATATCCATGTCGATCAATCGCCATCAACCCTGTCTGGCTCAAAATCACcttccttttcctcctcgGATCTGTCCGAACTGCAATCGTTccaacatcatcactctcGCTCTGCTTCAAATCATCGCCACGTCCACTCTCGTTCCACCAAAACCGAAAAGTCAATCACTCACAATATCCTCCACCGAGCCCATCTTCAATTGCATCGACTCGAAACAGTTGATGGTAAAAACACCGACGAACCAGCCGATCACAGTCATTCCCAGCTCCACAAGACCGGCCACCATTCCCATCACTCTCACCAGCGTCTACATCGAAGCATTTCGCCAGCCAGCCTCCGCCAGCGCGCTGCCACGCCCGACAACGCTCACGCTGACCCCAATGCCGTAAAACCTCGTGCTGAGCAGGACCTTTTCACCCAGGTTGTCCAGACTGTGTCGGTTATCCAGGTTGTCGACGCGGCCGGCTCACCCATCGAAGTCCAAACACACTTTGCACCACCTGCCACCGTCGTCGTGGATTCTGCCTCGGGCATCACCGTCGCCGCCATTTCAGACCCGGAGCCCAAGCTGTCCGCGGCGGCCGTGGCGTCGGATCCAGCTCAAGCTCCAGCTGCAGCTGAGAGCTACAATGTCCCGTCACCACCTGCTGCCGCCCCGACCGCCGTGGAAACACCCGGCTTGACCAATCCGTTACCGTCTGCGCAAATCCCAGATGCGACCGTATCTGATTCAGTCCCTGAGCCTGTAAATGACACAACAGTGCTTCCTACAGCCGACCTGCCATCCGACCTGGTCCCTCCAACCAACCCTGTGACGTCTGCTGACCCTGATTTCGCGAGTCAAGAGACAACGTCACCAGCTGCGCCCACTACCGATGTTGACACAACGGTTACGGATGCTAGTGGGTCGGAGACTCTCGTAACCACCG ATGACATTAGCGCTACCACCACAGATGAACCGACAACTCAAAtagagaccaccacatccgACTTGACATCGGAAACAACACAGGCCACGGAAGAGACTTCAGAAGCAACTGCTGAAGCCACCACGGACGTGACCCAATCCGAATCAAATCCTtcaacaacgacaacaacaataccAACGACATCAAACACAGCTTCACGAGCTCGTAGCTCTTCCACCGTCATCGTAGTATCTTCCACCTTCGTTACCTCTTCCATCAATCCTACACTCTCGACACAAAGCTATTCCGATTCGGTCTACTCGAGCATCTCTGCAGAAGAAACCTGGTCTTCAGGCTGGTGGGGAGCGGACGATAGCGAAGGAAGTGCTGGAGGAGCTGCTGGCGACGCAACAGCTGACGGTCCACCCCCGGCACCAACAAACACATCAACCACCAACGATACAGATACTGGTACCCTTTCCCCTCAGCAAAAACAAGTGATTGGTGGTGTTGTGGGCGGCGTAACGGGTGTGGCGTTCTTGGCGTTCTTCGTCCTGTTTGCTCTCAGgtacaagaagaagcatccTGAAGGCGGTATACTCGGAGGGAACCTGTCTGCGACACGATCAATCGGCGGCCCCACGCCTGGCCCTGACGGCGGATCAATGGCGGAGCGCTCCAGTGCATCTACTGCTGTGACTGCCGTTCTCGCGGGATTGATAGGCAAAAAGCAACAGCAGCCCGCCGAGCCTGCTCCTGCTAGTGAGAGGGGATTCTATCGTGTTTCAGGAAAGAAACTGCCTTCCGTCCTCCAAGCAGGCGGCGACGGCTACTCTGATCCTCGAACTGGACCTCCTCCATCTGCTGGTCGAGCGAATCGAGAAAGCGTCATGAGCGGCACCTCCGACTACTGGAGAGGTTCCATGGCATGGGATCCCAGCCAGCAAGAATCCCATCATCTTGCTCTTGGAACACCGATGAGGCCTATAAGTGGCGTACCAGTCATCCGATCAGGCCCGGCACGTACTCCGGTCACAGAGTCAAATCCCTTCACTGATCCTCCGAAGCCGAAACCCGAAGGGGATGGCCTCGGAGGCTCAACGGGGGCAGGATCTGTCACTTCTCGTGATGGATCCTTTGGCTCGCCATCGAGATTCCAGGAGCGGATATGA
- a CDS encoding hypothetical protein (BUSCO:44525at5125), producing MSFHPQTPQSPSQFSSGTSEPVLSVATSMTTTTTPTTLPTPAHSVTGSAHHDLAMADDSPHKRKRSMDDSGDRDQKKFHVEESKLGIEDLHLDVGKKYLLCQTPHPETLPRVSEDLYDLFNLNALAAEVAREKPNGEKNALRSSYTGHMKRLGIAGHWKVQRTDKDSNEKPDFFDILHMPDEDWDNTIVKGQNIKHGLSQASLSALGRSVTMAKGPLGKKDWDTSVLGLQSPGGDSKLPSSARPTAPNTPLNVPGAVGRLKAQGASSNDPNRPKRNVKKRTYGDSSFEGYGEGYPDDDTAMEGGYSTGEGEGGQKRRKKNPGNTSPYPSAMRQQSYGPGMVGA from the exons ATGTCGTTCCATCCTCAGACTCCCCAGAGCCCATCGCAATTCTCCTCCGGGACCTCGGAGCCCGTGTTGAGCGTGGCAACCTCCATGACCACCACGACCACGCCAACAACTCTGCCGACTCCTGCCCACAGCGTCACCGGAAGCGCCCATCACGATCTTGCCATGGCTGACGATTCACCCCACAAGCGGAAACGCTCCATGGACGACAGTGGTGACCGCGATCAGAAGAAGTTCCATGTCGAGGAAAGCAAACTGGGGATTGAGGACCTGCATCTTGATGTGGGGAAGAAATACCTACTTTGCCAAACTC CCCACCCCGAAACTTTGCCGCGCGTCTCAGAAGACTTATATGATTTGTTCAACCTGAATGCACTCGCTGCCGAAGTAGCTCGAGAGAAACCCAATGGAGAAAAGAACGCACTGCGTTCATCCTATACTGGCCATATGAAGCGCTTAGGTATTGCTGGTCACTGGAAAGTGCAAAGGACAGACAAGGACTCCAACGAGAAACCCGACTTCTTTGACATCCTTCACATGCCCGACGAAGATTGGGACAACACGATCGTCAAAGGCCAAAACATCAAACATGGATTATCACAAGCAAGCTTATCTGCTCTTGGACGGTCAGTCACTATGGCCAAGGGTCCTCTGGGCAAGAAGGACTGGGACACATCGGTGCTAGGACTTCAGTCACCCGGCGGAGACTCGAAGCTGCCATCATCGGCAAGGCCTACCGCTCCCAACACTCCCCTAAACGTTCCTGGCGCAGTAGGACGTCTAAAGGCTCAAGGGGCCTCGTCAAACGATCCGAACCGACCAAAGCGTAACGTCAAAAAGAGAACATATGGCGACAGCAGCTTCGAGGGTTATGGCGAAGGCTACCCTGATGACGATACAGCTATGGAAGGAGGTTACTCAACAGGAGAGGGAGAGGGCGGACAGAAGCGACGCAAAAAG AACCCGGGCAATACCTCACCGTACCCAAGCGCGATGCGCCAACAAAGCTACGGCCCCGGTATGGTGGGCGCATGA
- a CDS encoding hypothetical protein (TransMembrane:1 (o662-681i)~BUSCO:6293at5125) translates to MDHMAFQVPGMAPPIMNHPPPQVFGSYDGIPQLHPEIAAQMFNDSAMMLEDANDPKRRRIARACDMCRKKKIKCDGKMPSCTHCINYKTECVFTQVEKKRAPPKGAKYIEGLENRLNRMEHLLRLSGLLDEDDDDLGALEKRLMERQQKSRQASMAVGSGPTSPTHSTSAPSAIDGAALTPQSSLTSPNSITKDEKRKSVTPAPSTAPPTAAATSANGEEVKPEEPEEVEALSEMMCSLVTNNYGETRYIGSSSGFSIFSPKGVSWVNSKTGDDSFQRTISDISVDDHKWTNWKPEVFGDLFQRPIFRPLPPKTEALSLLQDYFDNFNCIFPLFHQPTFMHLVQMQYSSEPYQGSGWWASLNCALAIAHRLRVMSNLVPQDEDEKAWGYLKNAIGVFPELTMRNTDLLSVQALLGMALFLQGTPNPQPTFLLVSAAMRLAQSIGLHKRGTGFNLNPIEIEQRKRVFWIAYMLDKDLCLRAGRPPAQDDDDMNVELPDADPADNIGNIPLADGKGKMNLFRVMCEFATIESEVYKRLYSVQATKQSDGELLNTIGELDQKLEEWKDSIPIDYRPEHDINASHTPLILHVVMLHLTYYNCLTTIHRMSVHHGYWTSRLANYAIQGLNARPLNPRVFSSAALCTAAARASVSLLKYVPQGDFACVWMILYFPVSALVTLFGNILQNPLDPRAKSDTRLMNIVVTFLSMLGQEAEQGGVHRMLGICAEFERIAKAVIDKAEKEQSSRRKRKNQDSTNKPSAGAPASRQNATKESVRSASVSSTARRSSQAQLSPPSNGDSMGSFSINTPMNDLSPSAMSAGWPQEFPVPQPHQNGDFDSAMNYGEGSMNSPGMPVSAFQQPLLPQDLFSLPMTLDWSWAEMTTGAYPTVENGNFGGDQA, encoded by the exons ATGGATCATATGGCCTTCCAGGTCCCGGGCATGGCCCCTCCCATCATGAACCACCCGCCACCACAGGTCTTTGGTAGTTACGACGGCATACCGCAATTGCACCCCGAAATAGCCGCTCAGATGTTTAACGACTCGGCCATGATGCTTGAAGATGCCAACGACccaaagagaaggagaatTGCTAGG GCTTGCGATATGTGccggaagaagaagatcaagtgCGATGGCAAAATGCCGTCTTGTACGCACTGCATCAACTACAAGACCGAATGTGTCTTTACTCAAGTAGAGAAGAAGCGCGCTCCTCCCAAAGG TGCAAAGTACATCGAGGGTCTTGAGAACCGTTTGAATCGCATGGAACATCTCCTAAGGCTGTCTG GGCTCcttgacgaggatgatgatgatttggGCGCTTTGGAGAAGAGATTAATGGAACGGCAACAAAAGTCAAGGCAAGCGTCAATGGCTGTTGGATCCGGACCAACCTCTCCGACTCACTCTACTTCTGCTCCCTCTGCTATAGACGGAGCTGCACTGACTCCTCAGAGCTCACTGACTTCACCCAACTCAATCACTAAGGACGAGAAGCGCAAGTCAGTAACGCCAGCTCCTTCGACGGCCCCGCCAACAGCTGCAGCAACAAGTGCGAACGGAGAAGAGGTGAAACCAGAAGAGCCAGAGGAGGTAGAGGCTCTATCAGAGATGATGTGCTCTCTAGTGACCAATAACTACGGAGAGACTAGATACATCG GCTCATCTTCTGGCTTCTCTATTTTTTCGCCCAAGGGAGTCTCGTGGGTGAACTCAAAGACCGGCGACGACTCTTTCCAACGGACTATATCGGATATTTCTGTCGACGACCACAAGTGGACCAACTGGAAGCCTGAGGTCTTTGGCGATCTATTCCAGCGCCCAATCTTCCGGCCTTTGCCTCCCAAGACTGAAGCCCTGTCTCTACTTCAGGATTACTTTGACAACTTCAACTGCATCTTCCCTCTGTTTCATCAGCCAACCTTTATGCATTTGGTGCAGATGCAGTACTCGTCGGAGCCGTACCAGGGATCTGGGTGGTGGGCAAGTCTCAATTGTGCACTTGCTATCGCCCACCGTCTACGTGTTATGAGCAATCTTGTCCCGcaggacgaggacgagaagGCCTGGGGCTACCTCAAGAACGCCATTGGCGTTTTCCCAGAGCTGACTATGCGCAACACTGATTTGCTAAGCGTCCAGGCTCTTCTTGGCATGGCTCTGTTCTTGCAAGGAACACCCAACCCGCAGCCTACATTCTTACTGGTTTCAGCGGCGATGCGTCTAGCACAGAGCATTGGTCTTCATAAACGCGGTACCGGATTCAACCTGAACCCTATCGAGATCGAGCAGCGTAAGAGAGTCTTCTGGATCGCTTACATGCTCGATAAAGACCTTTGTCTCCGAGCCGGTCGTCCTCCCGCCcaggacgatgatgacatgAATGTTGAGCTTCCAGACGCCGATCCAGCGGATAACATTGGCAATATCCCACTGGCTGATGGCAAGGGCAAGATGAATCTCTTCCGAGTTATGTGCGAGTTTGCTACCATTGAGAGCGAGGTCTACAAGCGGCTGTACTCTGTCCAAGCTACCAAACAATCCGACGGTGAACTACTCAACACTATAGGCGAGTTGGATCAAAAGCTGGAGGAGTGGAAGGACAGCATTCCCATTGATTATCGCCCTGAACACGACATCAATGCCTCTCACACGCCCCTAATTCTTCACGTTGTCATGTTGCACCTTACATACTATAATTGTCTTACAACCATCCATCGCATGTCGGTCCACCACGGCTACTGGACCAGTCGATTGGCCAACTATGCTATTCAGGGCTTGAATGCCCGACCTCTCAACCCGCGTGTCTTTTCGTCGGCGGCACTCTGCACAGCTGCAGCACGAGCCTCTGTCTCTTTGCTGAAGTATGTGCCTCAGGGTGATTTCGCTTGTGTCTG GATGATTCTTTACTTCCCTGTCTCTGCACTGGTGACCTTGTTTGGAAACATTCTCCAAAACCCTCTTGATCCCAGGGCAAAGTCGGATACCCGACTCATGAACATCGTCGTCACCTTCCTCTCTATGCTTGGACAGGAGGCTGAGCAAGGAGGTGTTCACCGAATGCTCGGCATTTGTGCCGAATTCGAGCGCATAGCGAAGGCTGTTATCGACAAGGCTGAAAAGGAGCAGTCTTCTCGACGTAAGCGCAAGAACCAGGACTCAACAAATAAACCGTCTGCTGGTGCACCTGCCTCCCGGCAAAACGCTACCAAAGAATCGGTGCGATCTGCTTCTGTGTCTTCCACTGCTAGGAGATCTTCGCAAGCACAGCTGTCGCCCCCTTCAAACGGAGACTCGATGGGATCGTTCTCCATAAATACACCGATGAATGATCTTTCCCCATCAGCAATGTCGGCTGGCTGGCCACAAGAGTTCCCGGTACCGCAACCTCATCAGAACGGCGATTTTGATTCAGCAATGAACTACGGCGAAGGAAGTATGAACTCTCCGGGGATGCCAGTGTCGGCGTTTCAACAACCACTCCTCCCACAAGACCTCTTCTCTCTGCCTATGACGCTGGATTGGAGCTGGGCTGAGATGACTACTGGTGCATACCCGACAGTTGAAAATGGCAACTTTGGTGGTGATCAAGCGTAA
- a CDS encoding hypothetical protein (TransMembrane:1 (o20-38i)~BUSCO:15626at5125), giving the protein MGVFDSLDAAITNMLGQWNVYSTGLVTLLLVIFSYRIISNREPDVHPMLLARQAVPSSVRNEGESPVYRSQAAPHGMPLNTGLNVKDAGASKWSRGRNGDLRDVWRKAAEGGENGAKGRILTVLGSQNVVDHKLDDITRQINLIGQHIAEAGGTRVAIYLPNSIELLVALFACSFYPNLTTVLIPFNVSNEELVSMLRRSAADTMITAPGAFPFDAVVNAYPSLRQLIWVTDEGSNHMDWNEVPEGTGGNINVSTWQDILRDSPAHAGSELPAVDPEKTPSDLVTFWQTKPGEAEEMVRFSQANLVSAISAQLAAIPTKERINPSDLFLPADSLTNVYTLVVTLGALYSNASIALNSVSGQSPDLVLATQGVAPTVLVASPETLLKTHEESTSRLGSALANVSHVMSTRSLALEGVHSTSNLFSGFSGASPSLGTTPGKLRLVLVAERAGSDTPLLSANVLSDLRIFTGARVVYALTAAKVAGAISQTAFYDYRLPTDAKTHFGPPLTSVEVYLKDTDVHKTTDDKIEGHIVVRGPSVAGGEVNVGVPGKIRHDNTVAYA; this is encoded by the exons ATGGGCGTCTTCGACAGCCTCGATGCGGCCATCACCAATATGCTTGGTCAGTGGAACGTCTACTCGACCGGCCTGGTGACGCTGCTGCTAGTTATTTTCTCATATCGCATCATCTCAAACCGTGAACCTGATGTGCACCCAATGCTCCTGGCTCGCCAAGCTGTCCCGTCGTCAGTCCGAAATGAAGGAGAAAGTCCCGTCTACCGATCCCAGGCTGCTCCTCACGGCATGCCGCTCAATACTGGTCTCAACGTGAAGGACGCCGGAGCTTCCAAGTGGTCCCGTGGTCGCAATGGCGACTTGAGGGATGTCTGGAGAAAGGCCGCGGAGGGTGGTGAGAATGGTGCTAAGGGACGAATCCTGACTGTTTTGGGTTCGCAAAACGTTGTGGACCACAAGCTCG ACGACATTACCCGCCAGATCAACCTTATCGGACagcacatcgctgaggctgGAGGCACCAGAGTCGCCATCTACTTACCAAACTCAATCGAACTCCTGGTAGCGCTTTTCGCCTGCAGCTTCTATCCGAACCTAACAACGGTCCTGATCCCTTTCAATGTTTCCAACGAAGAACTTGTGTCAATGCTTCGGCGCTCCGCCGCCGATACAATGATCACTGCTCCTGGCGCATTCCCCTTTGATGCCGTCGTCAACGCCTACCCGTCTCTTCGACAGCTAATCTGGGTCACGGACGAAGGAAGCAACCACATGGACTGGAACGAGGTTCCTGAAGGCACCGGCGGTAACATCAATGTTTCTACCTGGCAGGACATCCTCCGGGACTCCCCCGCGCATGCAGGCAGCGAGCTCCCAGCCGTTGATCCCGAGAAGACTCCTTCCGACCTCGTTACTTTCTGGCAGACCAAGCCCGGCGAGGCTGAAGAGATGGTGCGCTTCAGTCAGGCCAACCTTGTCTCGGCCATATCAGCTCAGCTCGCAGCTATCCCAACCAAGGAGCGTATCAACCCGTCCGATCTGTTTCTACCAGCCGATTCTCTCACCAACGTTTACACCCTTGTGGTCACATTGGGCGCTCTCTACTCTAACGCTTCTATCGCTCTGAACTCCGTCTCCGGCCAGTCGCCAGACTTGGTTCTCGCAACTCAAGGTGTTGCTCCCACAGTTCTGGTCGCTAGTCCTGAGACACTTCTCAAGACTCACGAAGAGTCCACATCCAGACTTGGCTCCGCCTTGGCCAACGTCTCTCATGTTATGTCTACTCGATCTCTGGCCTTGGAGGGTGTCCACTCTACATCCAACCTCTTCTCTGGTTTCTCTGGCGCATCCCCATCACTCGGCACGACTCCTGGCAAACTCCGCCTGGTATTGGTGGCCGAGCGTGCTGGTTCTGATACTCCTCTTCTATCTGCAAATGTTCTGTCTGATCTGCGCATCTTCACTGGTGCAAGAGTTGTGTATGCTCTTACCGCGGCCAAGGTTGCTGGTGCTATTAGCCAGACTGCTTTCTACGACTACAGACTTCCTACCGACGCCAAGACGCACTTTGGACCTCCACTGACTAGCGTCGAGGTGTATCTGAAGGACACTGATGTTCACAAGACTACTGATGACAAGATTGAGGGACAT ATTGTGGTGCGAGGACCGAGCGTTGCGGGAGGAGAGGTCAACGTTGGCGTCCCCGGAAAGATTCGACATGATAACACTGTTGCTTATGCTTAA